GTCGATTGATAGAAGTTGCGAAGGTCCGAGTTGGCGACGGTCAGTTGCTCGACCTTGCCCTTCAACTCGTCGTTGACGGTCGACAGCTCCTCGTTGGTCGACTGCAACTCCTCGTTCATCGACATCATCTCTTCGTTGGAGCTCTTCAGCTCCTCGTTCGCGGTCTCCAGTTCCTCGATCGCCGAGCGGAGGCGATGGCGGGTCTGGCGCAGCTCGTCCTCGATCGCCTCCAGATGGTCGTCATGGGCGGTCAGGTCCTGCAGCTCGCCCTGCTCGGCGGGGCGGAACGGTCCAGAGTCGCGGAACACGAACAGCAGGCTGCGATCGCCCAGCGGGTCGCAGATCACCTCGACCGGCTGGATGCCGAAGTCGGTCTCCACCGCCACGTCGCGCGCCACCACGCGCCGTCGCTCGTCGCGCGCCTGCCGCAGCAGCGGGCCGATGACCGCGCGCAATCCGGGCCGCGCCAGGTTCACCGCGCTGCTGCCGCCCGTGCGCGTCACCGGAAACTCGAAATAGCGGCTCAGCTTGCCATAGGCCGACACGATTCCGCCATCCTGGTCGACGATCAGGCTGGCCGGCGCATAACGCTCGACGATCCGTCGGATTGCGACATTCTCGCGCGATACGGCCGGCATTTCGGCACGGCCGTCGCGCTCGCGCCGCGAGACGACGGGCACGCCGTTGCCCGGCAGGTCGATCGGATAGGTCGTCGGCCCTGGCGCCCGTTCGAACAGCCGTGCATGCTGGTCGACCGGCGGAAACAATTGTTCGAACCGCCCGACGCTCTCCGATGGTCCCAGGAACAGGTAACCGCCCGGCTTCAGCGCATAATGGAACAGCGGCAGCACCGCTTGCTGCAAGCGGTCGTCGAAATAGATCAACAGGTTGCGGCAAGACACCAGATCGATCCGGGAAAAAGGCGGATCCTTCACCAGGCTGTGGCTGGAAAAGCGGATCATGTCGCGGATCGCGGCCGCGATCGTGAAGCGATCGGCATGCGGCACCGCGTAACGCTCGCGCAGCGCCGGCGGCAGGTCGGCGAGCGCCGCGGCCGGATAGCTGCCCTCGCGCGCGATCGCCAGCATCTGCTCGTCGATGTCGGTCGCGAAGATCTGTACCGCCAGCGGTTCGCCGGACTCGCGCGCCGCCTCCGCGAACAGCATAGCGATCGTATAGGCTTCCTCGCCGCTCGAGCAGCCCGGCACCCAGATGCGCAGGTCCTCGTCCGCCGTGCGATCACGCAGCAACGGCGCGACCACGCGCGTGCGCAACACCTCGAACGCCTCGGCATCACGGAAGAATCGGGTGACGTTGATGAGCAGGTCGCGGAACAGTGCCTCGCACTCGTCGGCGTCGTTGCGGATCCGCGTCAGATACGCGCGCCCGGTCTCGATCCCGAGCACGTGCATCCGTCGCTCGACGCGGCGCACCAGCGTCGAACGCTTGTAGCCCGAGAAGTCGTGGCCGATCGCATTGCGCAGCACGCGGCACAGCTCGTCGACATGTTCGACGACGACACCGGCCTCCGCGGCTCCCGAACCTTGCGCACGGTCGCGGTCGCGACGGCGGAAAAAGCCTTGCAGGCAGGCCAGGATCTCGCCCGCCGGCTTCACGAAGTCGATCAGCCCGGTCCCCACCGCCGACAGCGGCATCCCGTCGTAGCGCGCGCTTTCCGGCTGCTGGACGATGCCGACGCCGCCATGCTCCTTGATGGCGCGCAGCCCGGTCGTCCCGTCGGCGCCGGTGCCCGACAGGATCACGCACGCCGCATTCGCCTGCTGGTCGCCGGCCAGCGACAGGAAGAAGTCGTCGATCGGGCGACGCAGCCCGCGCGGCTGCTGGAAATCGGTCAGCTCCAGCACGCCGCCATTGATCGCCAGCCCGCGCCCCGGGGGAATGATATAGACGGTGTCCGCCGCGATCCTTTCGCCGCCGGCGCATTGCAGCACGTCCAGCGTTGTGTGGCGATCGAGCAGTTCCGCCAGCATGCTTTCGTGGTGCGGGTCCAGGTGCTGGACGACGACGAATGCCAGCCCGGTCGGCATCTGCGCCGGCCCGAGCATCTCGCGCAATGCCTCCAGCCCAC
The genomic region above belongs to Sphingomonas phyllosphaerae 5.2 and contains:
- a CDS encoding CheR family methyltransferase, translating into MHSGVTPDIAAAFADATAPVVPVVGIGASAGGLEALREMLGPAQMPTGLAFVVVQHLDPHHESMLAELLDRHTTLDVLQCAGGERIAADTVYIIPPGRGLAINGGVLELTDFQQPRGLRRPIDDFFLSLAGDQQANAACVILSGTGADGTTGLRAIKEHGGVGIVQQPESARYDGMPLSAVGTGLIDFVKPAGEILACLQGFFRRRDRDRAQGSGAAEAGVVVEHVDELCRVLRNAIGHDFSGYKRSTLVRRVERRMHVLGIETGRAYLTRIRNDADECEALFRDLLINVTRFFRDAEAFEVLRTRVVAPLLRDRTADEDLRIWVPGCSSGEEAYTIAMLFAEAARESGEPLAVQIFATDIDEQMLAIAREGSYPAAALADLPPALRERYAVPHADRFTIAAAIRDMIRFSSHSLVKDPPFSRIDLVSCRNLLIYFDDRLQQAVLPLFHYALKPGGYLFLGPSESVGRFEQLFPPVDQHARLFERAPGPTTYPIDLPGNGVPVVSRRERDGRAEMPAVSRENVAIRRIVERYAPASLIVDQDGGIVSAYGKLSRYFEFPVTRTGGSSAVNLARPGLRAVIGPLLRQARDERRRVVARDVAVETDFGIQPVEVICDPLGDRSLLFVFRDSGPFRPAEQGELQDLTAHDDHLEAIEDELRQTRHRLRSAIEELETANEELKSSNEEMMSMNEELQSTNEELSTVNDELKGKVEQLTVANSDLRNFYQSTELAVVVLDGALRVRSYTAAATSIFPLQPGDRGRLLSDVASRLRGTEYLDDARAVAGGAPVTQRRVNTADGTRVLSLRVLPYRTQSGAIDGASLVLTDITEALALERQLASERERLDLAIKAAGIGVWEYCPETGETVIDAVEQQLFDVPDADTTRIDALLERIEPEDRAAVEAALRRAVERNGDYEATFRVRTTHGDLRWVKGFGRVVAGSNPPRLVGVSIDVTAEYALAETRDLMLREMNHRVKNLFAVIAGMITVAARSQSDVRAFANDLRHRIAALGSAHSLAAPAGQPQAIGLAELVEMTLAPYRDHSRIAVEGPMVALDRNCLSSLALVLHEWATNSVKYGALDGDAGAHADVGLSVSWTYEGDGLELIWDECGNGEHDAADTPRGFGSLLVETSVRQLRGEVRSEAAGRSFRLRMKLPASVLARD